A genomic segment from Bacillus cereus G9842 encodes:
- a CDS encoding YicC/YloC family endoribonuclease, translated as MISSMTGFGRSKVESDTFQITVEMKSVNHRFLEMSIRLPKQMMVFEDKIRKIIAQQVRRGRIEVSISIAGEGLVERKLSVNWSLLEQYQSMMEDIKGKFQLQDSITLEQLMAMPEVTAIEEIENVNEHFENSLYEAVRQAAHMLKTMRDGEGERLHKDIAYRLQEISNCVNAIIPHAPIVTQKYRERLENRLKELHNQELDEQRLLTEVAIFAERCDIHEELVRLQSHLEQFHETLQIEEPVGRKMDFIVQEMHREINTIGSKANDLTISKYVVEMKNNLEKIREQVQNIE; from the coding sequence ATGATTTCTAGTATGACAGGGTTTGGAAGATCGAAAGTAGAAAGTGATACTTTTCAAATTACAGTAGAAATGAAATCGGTGAACCACCGTTTTTTAGAGATGAGTATTCGACTTCCTAAGCAAATGATGGTATTTGAGGACAAAATTCGTAAAATAATTGCACAGCAAGTTCGACGTGGACGCATTGAGGTGTCTATTAGTATAGCAGGTGAAGGACTTGTTGAAAGAAAATTAAGTGTGAATTGGTCACTTCTTGAGCAGTACCAATCGATGATGGAAGATATAAAAGGAAAGTTTCAATTACAAGATTCTATTACACTCGAGCAATTAATGGCAATGCCAGAAGTAACAGCAATTGAAGAAATAGAAAATGTAAATGAACATTTTGAGAACAGTTTATATGAGGCTGTTCGTCAAGCTGCTCATATGTTGAAAACGATGAGAGATGGCGAAGGAGAACGATTACATAAAGATATAGCGTATCGTTTACAAGAGATTAGCAATTGTGTAAATGCAATTATTCCACATGCACCAATTGTTACACAAAAATATCGTGAACGATTAGAAAATCGCTTAAAAGAATTACATAATCAAGAGTTAGATGAACAAAGATTGCTAACAGAAGTCGCAATCTTTGCAGAGCGTTGTGATATTCATGAAGAGTTAGTTCGTTTGCAAAGTCATTTAGAGCAATTTCATGAAACATTGCAGATTGAAGAGCCTGTTGGAAGAAAAATGGATTTCATCGTGCAAGAGATGCATAGAGAAATTAATACGATTGGTTCTAAGGCAAATGACTTAACAATTTCAAAATATGTTGTAGAAATGAAAAATAACCTTGAAAAAATTCGTGAACAAGTACAAAATATTGAGTAG
- a CDS encoding YbeF family protein — MNELIFVLLICPLLIFIVSVIGTRKTKTYYVMPIVTFASFLIIGVIAFTPKFFFWVGMYSIFSFIVSYMTLLFVRGYELAESAK, encoded by the coding sequence ATGAATGAATTGATTTTCGTCTTATTAATTTGTCCATTACTTATCTTTATCGTTTCTGTTATTGGAACACGCAAGACGAAAACGTATTACGTAATGCCGATTGTAACGTTTGCTAGTTTTTTAATAATAGGTGTTATCGCCTTCACTCCAAAATTCTTCTTTTGGGTTGGCATGTACAGCATCTTCTCATTTATTGTTTCTTATATGACTCTATTGTTTGTAAGAGGATATGAGCTTGCAGAAAGCGCTAAGTAG
- a CDS encoding DinB family protein produces the protein MNFVIDKLEGLHVEFSKLVSMMNYARYTTMQAVESLTIEELDYLYDKEANSIGMLLYHMAAIEFYYQIHTFEDREPTEAELERWLPGIELGDLGREKIKGNAIEFYINTLQEVRSKTIETFQSLPDEWLFKTTDFWYDKPANNYFKWFHVFEDEINHRGQIRLIKKMQKAHAVK, from the coding sequence TTGAATTTTGTAATTGATAAATTGGAGGGTTTACATGTAGAATTTTCAAAGCTTGTTTCCATGATGAATTACGCTCGCTATACAACAATGCAAGCAGTGGAAAGTTTAACAATTGAAGAACTTGATTATTTATATGATAAGGAAGCAAATTCAATTGGCATGTTATTGTATCATATGGCTGCTATTGAATTTTACTACCAGATTCATACTTTTGAAGACCGTGAACCAACGGAGGCTGAATTAGAACGCTGGTTACCTGGCATTGAATTAGGCGATCTTGGACGTGAGAAAATAAAAGGAAACGCTATAGAATTTTACATAAATACATTACAAGAAGTACGTTCCAAAACAATCGAGACTTTTCAATCGTTACCTGATGAATGGTTATTTAAAACGACAGACTTTTGGTATGACAAACCAGCAAATAACTATTTTAAGTGGTTTCACGTTTTTGAAGATGAAATCAATCATCGTGGACAAATTCGTTTAATTAAAAAGATGCAAAAAGCTCATGCAGTAAAATGA
- the gmk gene encoding guanylate kinase translates to MRSRRGLLIVLSGPSGVGKGTVRKELFSHEDTRFQYSISVTTRKPREGEVDGVDYFFKEREEFEEMIRNERLLEWAEFVGNYYGTPIDYVEKTLQEGKDVFLEIEVQGAIQVKKAFPEGVFIFLAPPSLSELKSRIVGRGTETEDVIENRLTVAKEEIEMMDAYDYVVENDQVELACDRIKAIVVGEHCRRERVAKYYKEMTEGL, encoded by the coding sequence ATGAGAAGTAGAAGAGGATTGCTCATCGTTCTTTCAGGGCCTTCTGGGGTTGGAAAAGGAACGGTTCGTAAAGAGCTGTTTAGCCATGAGGATACACGTTTTCAGTACTCTATTTCAGTAACGACACGTAAGCCGCGTGAAGGTGAAGTAGATGGTGTGGATTATTTCTTTAAAGAAAGAGAAGAATTCGAGGAAATGATTCGTAATGAAAGATTACTTGAGTGGGCTGAGTTCGTAGGTAATTATTACGGAACACCGATTGACTATGTTGAAAAAACATTACAAGAAGGAAAAGATGTATTCTTAGAAATTGAAGTGCAAGGAGCAATTCAAGTTAAGAAAGCTTTCCCAGAAGGTGTATTTATTTTCTTAGCACCTCCAAGTTTATCTGAACTAAAGAGCCGTATTGTCGGCCGTGGTACAGAGACTGAAGATGTTATTGAAAATCGTTTAACTGTAGCGAAAGAAGAAATCGAGATGATGGACGCTTACGACTATGTAGTAGAAAACGATCAAGTTGAATTAGCTTGTGATAGAATTAAAGCAATTGTGGTTGGCGAACATTGCCGCCGCGAAAGGGTAGCAAAATATTATAAAGAAATGACGGAGGGTCTATAA
- a CDS encoding M24 family metallopeptidase has product MTLKINKIQNQLQNYEIDGLLITKKENRQYATGFTGSAGVVLISADKAVFITDFRYVDQAKSQIKDAEIIMHTGNLEKEIANQVSKLNIQKLGIEENNMTLQQYKNLQKCVHVEMVQVCEIIENIRIIKDMPEIETMKIAANIADEAFHHIITFLKPGISENDVRDELEFFMRKKGATSSSFQIIVASGVRSSLPHGVASNKIIERGDIVTLDFGALYDGYCSDITRTVAIGESSEEFKKIYNVVREALKRGTKAIKPGETAKSIDDITRDYITEHGYGQYFGHSTGHGLGLEIHEPLRLSQESQATLEEGMVVTVEPGIYIPNWGGCRIEDDIVITKDGYEVITKSNRELIVIPC; this is encoded by the coding sequence ATGACTTTAAAAATTAATAAAATCCAAAATCAACTACAAAACTATGAAATTGACGGGTTACTCATTACCAAAAAAGAAAATCGCCAATATGCAACAGGCTTTACAGGTAGTGCTGGCGTCGTCTTAATCTCTGCGGATAAAGCTGTTTTTATAACTGATTTTCGCTATGTAGATCAAGCGAAATCACAAATAAAAGATGCTGAAATTATTATGCATACAGGAAATTTAGAAAAAGAAATTGCAAATCAAGTATCAAAATTAAACATTCAAAAACTCGGAATTGAAGAGAACAACATGACATTGCAACAATATAAAAACTTACAAAAATGCGTACATGTGGAAATGGTTCAAGTGTGCGAAATCATCGAAAATATTCGTATTATTAAAGACATGCCGGAAATAGAAACAATGAAAATCGCAGCTAATATTGCTGACGAAGCATTTCACCACATCATTACGTTTCTAAAACCAGGAATAAGTGAAAATGATGTACGAGATGAGTTGGAATTTTTCATGCGAAAAAAAGGGGCTACATCCTCTTCATTCCAAATCATTGTAGCTTCTGGCGTTCGTTCTTCACTTCCTCATGGAGTTGCATCAAATAAAATAATCGAGCGAGGCGACATCGTTACATTAGATTTCGGTGCACTTTACGATGGATATTGTTCCGATATAACTCGTACTGTAGCAATCGGAGAATCATCAGAAGAATTCAAAAAGATATACAATGTTGTACGAGAAGCGTTAAAACGTGGAACTAAAGCAATTAAGCCTGGAGAAACTGCGAAAAGTATCGATGATATAACGAGAGATTACATTACAGAACATGGATACGGTCAATACTTTGGACACTCTACTGGTCATGGTCTTGGGTTAGAAATACATGAACCTCTTCGCCTATCCCAAGAAAGTCAGGCTACTTTAGAAGAAGGTATGGTTGTTACAGTTGAACCTGGTATTTACATACCAAACTGGGGCGGTTGTAGAATTGAAGATGATATTGTCATCACAAAAGACGGATATGAAGTTATTACAAAATCAAATCGGGAACTAATTGTGATTCCTTGTTAA
- a CDS encoding Rqc2 family fibronectin-binding protein, whose product MAFDGLFTRAITHEIENSLYTGRVSKIYQPSKYEILLHIRANGKNQKLILSSHPTYARMHLTNQNYDSPAIPPMFCMLLRKHLEGGFIEKIEQIDLERIIQITVRSRNEIGDESLKTLVIEIMGRHSNIILLDTKTNVILDSLKHVSLAVNRHRTVYAGAEYVAPPAQHKINPLQIETADDFIRPLDFLSGNMDKQLVGAFMGISPLFAKEVVKKAGMVNEKALSEAFFSIQTPLLSHAYTPAMITANGKEFFYLFPLTHLQGEEKTFSSVSELLDRFFFGKAERDRVKQQAHDLERFMQNEKNKNEKKLIKLEKTLQDAGKADKYQLFGELLTANMYALKKGDKDIEVVNYYDENSGTVKITLDPLKTPSDNAQRYFQKYQKAKNSVVVVEEQIEKTNEEILYFDSLLQQMEAASSKDIEEIREELAEEGYVRNRKTKNAKKKPTKPVLDKYLASDGTEIFVGKNNKQNDYLTTKFARRDEIWLHTKDIPGSHVVIRSLEPAEETLLEAAKIAAYYSKAKESSSVPVDFTKIRHVKKPSGAKLGFVTYDNQQTVYVTPDADIVMKLKA is encoded by the coding sequence ATGGCATTCGATGGATTATTTACAAGAGCGATTACACATGAAATTGAAAATTCTCTTTACACGGGAAGGGTTTCCAAAATATACCAACCTTCAAAATACGAGATTTTATTACATATTCGAGCGAATGGAAAGAACCAAAAACTAATTCTTTCATCTCATCCTACATATGCGCGTATGCACTTAACGAATCAAAACTACGATTCGCCAGCAATACCGCCGATGTTTTGTATGCTTCTTCGTAAACATTTAGAAGGTGGATTTATTGAAAAAATTGAACAAATCGACTTAGAACGGATTATCCAAATTACAGTTCGCAGTCGTAATGAAATCGGAGACGAATCATTAAAAACATTAGTAATTGAAATAATGGGAAGACATAGCAACATTATCTTATTAGATACGAAAACAAACGTGATTTTAGATAGCTTAAAACACGTTTCATTAGCCGTAAACCGTCACCGAACTGTATATGCTGGTGCTGAGTACGTCGCGCCACCAGCCCAACATAAAATCAATCCTCTGCAAATTGAAACCGCAGATGATTTTATTAGACCGCTAGACTTTCTATCTGGAAATATGGATAAACAACTCGTCGGGGCTTTCATGGGAATATCCCCATTATTTGCAAAAGAAGTAGTAAAGAAAGCCGGTATGGTAAACGAGAAAGCATTATCAGAAGCATTTTTCTCTATACAAACACCATTACTATCTCATGCATATACACCAGCAATGATTACTGCAAATGGAAAAGAATTCTTTTATCTTTTCCCTCTTACACACTTGCAAGGAGAAGAAAAAACATTCTCATCAGTGAGCGAATTGTTAGATCGTTTCTTCTTTGGCAAAGCAGAACGTGATCGTGTAAAACAACAAGCTCATGATTTAGAACGCTTTATGCAAAACGAAAAAAATAAAAACGAGAAAAAACTCATTAAACTCGAAAAAACACTGCAAGATGCCGGAAAGGCAGATAAATATCAACTATTTGGAGAACTACTTACAGCCAATATGTACGCTTTGAAAAAAGGGGATAAAGATATTGAAGTCGTTAACTATTACGACGAAAATAGCGGAACTGTAAAAATTACATTAGATCCTTTAAAAACACCATCTGACAATGCGCAACGCTATTTCCAAAAGTACCAAAAAGCGAAAAATTCAGTTGTTGTTGTAGAAGAACAAATCGAAAAAACCAATGAAGAAATTCTTTATTTTGATAGCTTACTTCAACAAATGGAAGCTGCTTCTTCAAAAGATATTGAAGAAATTCGTGAGGAATTAGCTGAAGAAGGTTATGTGCGCAATCGCAAAACGAAAAACGCAAAGAAAAAGCCTACTAAGCCAGTATTAGATAAATATTTAGCAAGTGATGGCACAGAGATTTTCGTTGGTAAAAACAATAAACAAAATGATTATTTAACAACGAAGTTTGCCCGCCGTGATGAAATTTGGTTACATACGAAAGACATACCTGGCTCTCACGTTGTCATTCGTTCTTTAGAGCCTGCTGAAGAAACTTTACTAGAAGCTGCCAAAATTGCCGCTTATTACAGTAAAGCGAAAGAGTCTAGCTCTGTACCTGTTGATTTCACTAAAATACGCCATGTGAAAAAACCGAGTGGTGCAAAACTTGGTTTTGTTACGTACGACAATCAGCAAACCGTATATGTAACACCAGATGCTGATATTGTAATGAAATTAAAAGCGTAA
- the pyrE gene encoding orotate phosphoribosyltransferase, whose protein sequence is MKKEIASHLLEIGAVFLQPNDPFTWSSGMKSPIYCDNRLTLSYPKVRQAIAAGLEELIKEHFPTVEVIAGTATAGIAHAAWVSDRMDLPMCYVRSKAKGHGKGNQIEGKAEKGQKVVVVEDLISTGGSAITCVEALREAGCEVLGIVSIFTYELESGKEKLEAANVASYSLSDYSALTEVAAEKGMIGQAETKKLQEWRKNPADEAWITA, encoded by the coding sequence ATGAAAAAAGAAATCGCATCGCATTTATTAGAAATTGGAGCAGTATTTTTACAACCGAATGATCCATTCACTTGGTCTTCAGGTATGAAATCACCAATTTATTGTGATAACCGTTTAACTTTATCTTATCCAAAAGTACGTCAAGCGATTGCAGCTGGATTAGAAGAGTTAATTAAAGAGCACTTCCCAACTGTAGAAGTTATTGCAGGAACAGCAACTGCTGGTATTGCGCACGCTGCATGGGTAAGCGATCGTATGGATTTACCAATGTGCTACGTACGTAGTAAAGCAAAAGGTCACGGTAAAGGGAACCAAATTGAAGGAAAAGCTGAAAAAGGTCAAAAAGTAGTAGTAGTAGAAGACTTAATTTCAACTGGTGGTAGTGCAATTACGTGTGTAGAAGCACTTCGCGAAGCTGGCTGTGAAGTATTAGGAATCGTATCAATCTTCACATACGAGCTAGAGTCAGGAAAAGAAAAATTAGAAGCAGCTAACGTAGCATCATATTCTTTAAGTGATTACAGTGCATTAACTGAAGTTGCAGCAGAAAAAGGTATGATCGGACAAGCTGAAACGAAAAAATTACAAGAGTGGCGTAAAAATCCAGCTGACGAAGCTTGGATCACAGCGTAA
- a CDS encoding YoqO family protein, whose product MREKIGYYGVLVCLLLSVISGQFLKSEWVPVILCIGVLIFAPMYRWNEWKAYSRKKKMVFSIEFVIIISTIPFLLWKGNEIIDGIVMFQGWLFIAKMLYLICILMLVVVVTKIINEKLFVNE is encoded by the coding sequence ATGAGAGAAAAAATAGGATATTATGGTGTGCTCGTTTGTTTACTATTATCAGTTATTTCAGGGCAATTTTTAAAAAGTGAATGGGTACCAGTTATATTATGTATAGGAGTATTGATTTTTGCACCTATGTATCGCTGGAATGAATGGAAAGCATATAGTCGAAAAAAGAAAATGGTTTTCAGCATCGAATTTGTCATTATAATCAGCACAATTCCGTTTTTGTTATGGAAAGGAAATGAGATAATAGATGGAATTGTAATGTTTCAAGGGTGGTTGTTTATTGCGAAAATGCTATATTTAATATGCATTTTAATGTTGGTAGTGGTAGTCACTAAAATAATAAACGAAAAGCTATTCGTTAATGAATAA
- a CDS encoding membrane protein, with the protein MGVELTLLHALYILCLLTIITFFILRKDTTIICIVFIFLLALTATSSIPLAVSGIFQSFIYAITELLPTILIISIIVSMSNLLVHTGINDTMISPFTKMIRTPTLAYWIIGLLMMTISFFFWPSPAVALMGAILFPVAVRVGLPPIGVAIAMNLFGHGIALSGDFVIQGAPKLTADAAGLPVSSVVSASVPLVIVMGVVTTSVAFFFLRKEFDTGLSLQNSPASTEPSKTTILLSPRIKKWLAICIPIVYIIDILCMIQFKLQGSDATALIGGTTVIMIIIISLIAYKGNGLNKTTDYFIEGLQFGFKIFGPVIPIAALFYLGDSGFVKIIGDYLPKGSHGIINDLGIALSQTVPLNQYVSAGTLTIVGVITGLDGSGFSGISLAGSIANLFGTALGHGTATLTALGQIAAIWTGGGTLIPWALIPAAAICKVDPFELARRNFLPVVIGLIVTTIVAMFIL; encoded by the coding sequence ATGGGAGTTGAATTAACGCTGTTGCATGCTCTCTATATTCTTTGTTTACTCACTATTATTACTTTTTTTATTCTCCGGAAAGATACGACGATTATTTGTATCGTTTTTATCTTTTTATTAGCATTAACCGCTACAAGTTCTATCCCTCTTGCCGTTAGCGGTATTTTTCAAAGTTTCATTTACGCTATTACTGAACTTTTACCAACTATATTAATCATCTCTATTATCGTATCAATGAGCAATCTACTCGTTCATACTGGCATAAATGATACGATGATTTCACCATTTACAAAGATGATTCGTACCCCTACCCTCGCCTACTGGATTATCGGCCTTTTAATGATGACAATTTCTTTCTTTTTTTGGCCTTCTCCAGCTGTCGCCTTAATGGGAGCTATTTTATTCCCCGTCGCTGTACGCGTCGGTCTTCCTCCAATTGGGGTTGCCATTGCTATGAACTTATTCGGACACGGCATCGCCTTATCTGGCGACTTCGTTATTCAAGGAGCACCGAAATTAACTGCAGACGCGGCTGGTCTTCCTGTTTCCAGCGTCGTTTCTGCCAGTGTTCCCCTCGTTATCGTGATGGGCGTTGTTACAACTTCTGTCGCTTTTTTCTTCTTACGAAAAGAATTTGATACAGGATTATCCTTGCAAAACTCCCCTGCATCAACGGAACCATCTAAAACTACTATTTTATTATCTCCTCGCATAAAGAAATGGCTCGCTATATGTATCCCTATCGTATATATCATCGATATCCTTTGCATGATTCAATTTAAACTACAAGGAAGCGATGCAACAGCACTTATCGGCGGAACGACTGTTATTATGATTATCATCATTTCCCTCATCGCCTACAAAGGTAATGGACTAAATAAAACAACCGATTATTTTATAGAAGGGCTCCAATTTGGATTTAAAATCTTTGGTCCAGTTATTCCAATTGCTGCACTCTTTTATTTAGGAGATAGCGGTTTTGTGAAAATTATCGGAGACTATTTACCGAAAGGTTCACATGGAATCATTAACGACTTAGGGATTGCCTTATCTCAAACTGTTCCTTTAAATCAATACGTATCGGCGGGAACATTAACTATCGTTGGTGTCATAACAGGATTAGATGGATCTGGCTTTTCTGGTATATCACTTGCTGGTTCAATTGCCAATCTTTTCGGAACAGCACTTGGGCATGGAACAGCTACATTAACAGCACTCGGGCAAATTGCTGCCATATGGACCGGAGGCGGGACTTTAATTCCTTGGGCGCTTATTCCTGCCGCTGCCATTTGTAAAGTGGATCCATTTGAACTCGCACGCCGAAACTTTTTACCAGTTGTGATTGGCTTAATTGTCACCACGATCGTTGCGATGTTTATTCTATAG
- a CDS encoding calcium-translocating P-type ATPase, SERCA-type gives MNWYGMRAHEVEERTNTNVKVGLTEKEAEGRIKKFGTNELEEAKRPSALMVFLAQFKDFMVLVLFGATIVSAFLGEYIDSIAIVAIVIINGILGFFQERKAEKSLEALKELAAPQVTVMRNGKWVKAPSKALVLGDIIKFSSGDRIGADVRLVEASSLYIEESALTGESVPVQKKVEALQGQEVAIGDQKNMAFMGTMITRGSGTGVVVATGMNTAMGQIANMLQNAEQMETPLQRRLEQLGKILIIVALILTALVVLAGVYQGNEVYHMFLAGVSLAVAAIPEGLPAIVTVALSLGVQRMIKKRAIVRKLPAVETLGCASVICSDKTGTMTQNKMMVTHMWSGGELWKVTGQGYEPNGSFMKGEIEVNPAKTKALYQLLTFGSLCNNANIIQKKKAYVLDGDPTEGALVAAAMKAGITREALKGKFEIIREFPFDSTRKMMSVIVRDREGKKFIVTKGAPDVLLQMSQTILWGDKQQPLSELYRREVQAAIHSLGSQALRTIAVAFKPLKVTDSIEHERDVEKDFMLVGIQGMIDPPRPEVAQAVKECKEAGIRTVMITGDHKVTAMAIAEQLGVLPPDGRVVEGVELANMDVEELENVVEDTYVFARVSPEHKLKIVKALQNQGHIVAMTGDGVNDAPAIKTADIGIAMGITGTDVAKEASSLVLLDDNFATIKSAIKEGRNIYENIRKFIRYLLASNVGEILVMLFAMLLALPLPMVPIQILWVNLVTDGLPAMALGLDKAEGDVMKRTPRHPKEGVFARGLAWKIISRGFLIGAVTLVAFIIAYNQHPNELKYAQTVAFATLVLAQLIHVFDCRSEHSVFHRNPFGNVYLVGAVIISLLLMLVVIYYPPLQPIFSTMPIQARDWLLIGGLSSIPTFLLVGSLLTGKKAKKKKPMLYKKGLNLK, from the coding sequence ATGAACTGGTATGGAATGCGAGCACATGAAGTGGAAGAAAGAACGAATACGAATGTAAAGGTTGGACTTACGGAGAAAGAAGCAGAAGGGCGAATTAAGAAATTTGGTACAAATGAATTAGAAGAAGCAAAAAGGCCTTCTGCACTAATGGTATTTTTAGCGCAATTTAAAGATTTCATGGTACTCGTTTTGTTTGGAGCAACAATTGTTTCTGCGTTTTTAGGTGAATACATTGATTCTATTGCTATTGTTGCCATTGTTATTATCAATGGTATTCTCGGCTTTTTTCAAGAAAGAAAAGCTGAAAAATCATTGGAAGCTTTAAAGGAACTAGCTGCTCCACAAGTTACTGTAATGCGGAATGGAAAGTGGGTAAAAGCACCATCTAAAGCACTTGTTTTAGGTGATATTATTAAGTTTTCCAGTGGTGATCGTATTGGGGCTGATGTGCGTCTTGTTGAGGCATCAAGTTTATATATTGAAGAGTCTGCTTTGACAGGGGAGTCCGTACCTGTGCAAAAGAAGGTAGAAGCATTGCAAGGGCAAGAGGTTGCAATTGGTGATCAAAAAAATATGGCTTTTATGGGGACAATGATTACGCGAGGATCTGGAACAGGTGTCGTTGTAGCAACTGGTATGAATACAGCGATGGGTCAAATTGCAAATATGTTACAAAATGCAGAGCAAATGGAAACACCACTGCAAAGAAGGTTAGAACAGCTCGGAAAAATATTAATTATTGTAGCTCTTATTTTGACAGCGCTCGTTGTATTGGCTGGTGTGTATCAAGGGAATGAAGTATATCATATGTTTTTAGCTGGCGTATCGCTAGCTGTTGCGGCTATTCCAGAAGGGTTGCCAGCAATTGTTACAGTAGCTTTATCACTTGGTGTACAGCGTATGATAAAAAAGAGAGCAATTGTACGAAAGTTACCAGCCGTAGAAACGTTAGGTTGTGCTTCCGTTATATGTTCTGATAAAACGGGGACAATGACGCAAAACAAAATGATGGTAACACATATGTGGTCAGGCGGAGAATTGTGGAAAGTGACAGGGCAAGGATATGAACCTAATGGCTCTTTTATGAAAGGTGAAATAGAAGTGAATCCAGCTAAGACAAAAGCACTTTATCAGCTACTTACATTTGGTTCACTATGTAACAATGCAAATATTATTCAAAAGAAAAAGGCGTACGTATTAGATGGAGATCCAACAGAGGGAGCGCTTGTAGCTGCAGCAATGAAAGCTGGGATTACACGTGAGGCATTGAAAGGGAAATTTGAAATTATTCGTGAATTTCCATTTGATTCAACTCGAAAAATGATGAGTGTTATTGTACGAGATCGAGAGGGGAAGAAGTTTATTGTTACGAAGGGAGCACCGGACGTTCTTTTGCAAATGAGTCAAACGATTTTATGGGGGGATAAGCAGCAGCCGTTAAGTGAGTTATATAGAAGAGAAGTACAGGCGGCTATTCATAGCTTAGGTAGTCAAGCGCTTCGAACAATTGCAGTTGCGTTTAAACCTTTAAAAGTCACGGATTCTATTGAACATGAAAGAGACGTTGAAAAAGATTTTATGTTGGTTGGGATACAAGGTATGATTGACCCGCCAAGGCCAGAAGTGGCGCAGGCGGTAAAAGAGTGTAAAGAAGCTGGTATTCGAACGGTAATGATTACAGGTGATCATAAAGTGACAGCAATGGCGATTGCTGAACAATTAGGAGTTTTGCCACCAGATGGACGCGTTGTTGAAGGCGTAGAACTCGCGAATATGGATGTGGAGGAATTAGAAAATGTTGTAGAAGATACGTATGTATTCGCTCGTGTATCACCTGAGCATAAATTAAAAATTGTTAAGGCACTGCAAAATCAAGGACATATAGTAGCCATGACAGGCGATGGAGTGAACGATGCTCCAGCTATAAAAACAGCGGATATTGGGATAGCGATGGGAATTACAGGGACAGATGTTGCGAAAGAGGCCTCTTCACTTGTTTTACTAGACGATAATTTTGCTACAATTAAATCAGCAATTAAAGAAGGAAGAAATATATACGAGAACATACGTAAGTTTATTCGCTACTTATTGGCGTCAAACGTTGGAGAAATTTTAGTCATGTTATTTGCGATGTTACTTGCATTACCACTGCCGATGGTTCCTATTCAAATTTTATGGGTGAACTTAGTTACTGATGGTTTACCAGCGATGGCATTAGGTTTGGATAAGGCTGAAGGAGATGTGATGAAGAGAACGCCGCGCCACCCGAAAGAAGGGGTATTCGCTAGAGGGCTTGCATGGAAAATAATAAGTCGAGGGTTTTTAATTGGGGCAGTGACGTTAGTAGCGTTTATTATTGCGTATAACCAACATCCAAATGAACTGAAATATGCACAAACTGTAGCGTTCGCGACGTTGGTACTTGCTCAGCTTATTCATGTATTTGATTGTCGTAGTGAGCATTCTGTCTTTCACCGCAATCCATTTGGGAACGTGTATTTAGTAGGGGCGGTTATCATTTCGTTACTACTCATGCTAGTGGTTATATATTATCCACCGTTACAACCGATCTTTAGCACAATGCCGATACAAGCAAGAGATTGGTTATTAATTGGAGGTTTGTCATCAATTCCGACTTTCTTACTAGTAGGTTCTTTATTAACAGGGAAAAAGGCGAAAAAGAAAAAGCCAATGTTATATAAGAAGGGATTAAACTTGAAATAG
- the remA gene encoding extracellular matrix/biofilm regulator RemA gives MAMRFLNIGYGNIVSAHRIIAIVSPESAPIKRTVQEAREHNALLDATYGRKTRAVIVMDDGHVVLSPIQPETIAHRLNNKEDLSEEG, from the coding sequence ATGGCCATGCGGTTTTTAAATATTGGATACGGAAATATTGTATCTGCTCATCGAATTATTGCTATTGTAAGTCCGGAGTCAGCTCCTATTAAACGAACAGTACAGGAAGCACGCGAACATAATGCTTTGCTTGATGCTACGTATGGGAGAAAAACAAGGGCGGTTATTGTTATGGATGATGGGCATGTTGTATTAAGTCCAATTCAACCAGAGACGATTGCACATCGTTTGAATAATAAAGAAGATTTAAGTGAGGAAGGGTAG